A region of the Candidatus Methylomirabilis oxygeniifera genome:
GGTTTTACCGTGAAGATCAATCTCTCAAGTCTGCTTGGCATCGGCTTGGCCCTTTTGGTCTATCGGAAACTGTGATCATCCTGGCTTCTGCTTCTCCGCGACGTGAGGCGTTGCTTCAGGCGTTGTGGGTCGAGCATCGGATCATCCCCAGCTTGATTGACGAAGCGGGTCCGCTGCCTGGGACGACGACGGCATGCCACGCTGAGGCCCTGGCCCTTCGAAAGGCGGCCGAGGTGGCAGCTCGGGTAGGGGAGGGGTTGGTCCTTGGCGCAGACACCATCGTCGAATGTGACGGTCGCCCGCTGGGTAAGCCAAAAGATCGGGACGAAGCTCGCGAGTTTCTGCGCCTGTTAAGCGGCCGGAGCCATCTGGTCGTAACGGGGCTTGCGCTCGTCCAGATCTCTGATGGTCGAACGGAGATCGGACACGAGGTGACCGAGGTCCGGATGCGGGCCTTGTCGGATGAGGAGATTGACGCCTATGTTCGGACGGACGAGCCGTTTGATAAGGCCGGCGGCTACGCGATCCAGGGGACGGCCGAGGACTTCATCGAGGGGATCAAGGGCAGCTTCACCAACGTCGTCGGCCTCCCCCTCGGCAGGCTCCGCATACTCCTCCTCCGCTTCGGCATCGACCCACTCCGCCGACAGGTCTCTGCATAGCGCTACAGCCCGCAACAATGAACGTCATTGCTTCGAAAGTTCCCCGGTCGGTCATTGCGAGGGAGCGCAGCGATCGAAGCAATCTCACCATTTTTCGCACCCTCAAAAATGATGAGATTGCCGCGGTCCCGTTAGTCGCTCGCAATGACGCCGGGATGGATTGGATCTCTCGCCCCTAAGACTTTCATGCTTATGGGCGCCCCCGTGGCGTATGGATTCTTCTTCGAGCATCCCTCCCTCAAGGTCCGCTTCCCCCCTTCAGAGCCTACCCCGAACTCGGGCCATGAAGGAAGGCACGGATTGGGGGGTGAAGCAATGGCATATCGCTATCTCTCTGTTTGGAGCCACGGAATCGTGTTGCATTCTAGGTACTACTATCGTAGAGTTCGTCCAAGAAGGGTCGGATAACATCTGTTAGGCCTCTGAGGTCAGGAGATCGCACCGATCTATACCGGTTCAACAAATAGCTACGGTAGGCTGCATGGTTGCGTATGCCTTTTCGATCTTCGTAGCGATAATTTCGAAATCATCCAGAACACTCTGAACTGTTACGATTTCCTTGGCCCTTCGTGGTTTTCCAAGCATGGTAGAAAGTATATTACCTGGGATCTGGCCTACCTCTTTCTGAGTCCACAATACCATAATCGACTCATTCCCAATTCACAGGTATATGAGCATGACCGAGAAACGGGACAATGCCTCCAAGCTGTACCCAAGTCCGAGGTTTGGATAGAGGACAGGATTCCACTGTGTTGGATTGGGAGTGCACTACTCGTAAAGATGAAAGTACCAGCGCCAGTACGTAAGCTCACTCGGGCTCTTTTAAAAGTCGATAGGCGCGTACGTATGAACCACTGATAAGGCTATGATCGGTAGGGGAGATCGGTAACAAAACGATCTGGGGATATGGGCTACGCATTTCGGCTGGAAGCGTTTTAGCTCCGCCGGCGGGTTGGAAATACTTCATGTTTCTCCCCTGTCTGTGCTAACCTGACTGCCGGCCGGCACTGGGTTAGCCCTGCCGCAAAGAATGCGGTATACTCCTGACCAAGCAAGGAAAACTCCAAGACAATTGTCGAGACGATCGAGTGCGCTGTTGTGCCCGAAAGATGCAAATAGGGAGCCTACTTGCCTACGGTTCTAAGGTCAGGCCCGTACCGGTTCTTCTTCTACGCGGGTGACCGCGACGAACCACAACACGTTCATGTGGAGCGAGACGATAAAATCGCAAAGTTCTGGCTCGATCCCATTCGGTTGCAAAGCAGCGGTGGTTTTTCGCGCGCCGAGATTGCGCGTATTGAAAAGTTGGTGAGCCATCACCGAATCGAACTGACGGAGGCGTGGAATGAGTACTTCGGCTGTTGAGTTGGAAATCCCATTTGCGGAGAACGTCACTGTATCCGACGACACGCTATCAGTCGACTTGAGCGACGGGCGGAGCATCTCCGTTCCACTTGCGTGGTATCCGCGATTGTTGCATGCATCATCGGCTGAACGAAAGCGCTGGCGCCTGATCGGCCGAGGTCTGGGAATCCATTGGGATGATCTCGACGAGGACATCAGCGTTGAGGGCTTGCTGGCAGGGAAACCATCGGGGGAGAGCCAGGCGTCTTTCAGTAGATGGCTTGCCAAACGGTCATCACGCCCAACAACGCGCTCAACGCGGGCGCGCGAAAAGGCGCCGCGTGCCGGTTAGTGCGGCCGTGTACCCGGTATTCTG
Encoded here:
- a CDS encoding protein of unknown function (Evidence 5 : No homology to any previously reported sequences) is translated as MHLSGTTAHSIVSTIVLEFSLLGQEYTAFFAAGLTQCRPAVRLAQTGEKHEVFPTRRRS
- a CDS encoding protein of unknown function (Evidence 5 : No homology to any previously reported sequences) encodes the protein MASHLLKDAWLSPDGFPASKPSTLMSSSRSSQWIPRPRPIRRQRFRSADDACNNRGYHASGTEMLRPSLKSTDSVSSDTVTFSANGISNSTAEVLIPRLRQFDSVMAHQLFNTRNLGARKTTAALQPNGIEPELCDFIVSLHMNVLWFVAVTRVEEEPVRA
- a CDS encoding protein of unknown function (Evidence 5 : No homology to any previously reported sequences), which produces MNVIASKVPRSVIARERSDRSNLTIFRTLKNDEIAAVPLVARNDAGMDWISRP
- a CDS encoding conserved protein of unknown function (Evidence 4 : Homologs of previously reported genes of unknown function), with the protein product MPTVLRSGPYRFFFYAGDRDEPQHVHVERDDKIAKFWLDPIRLQSSGGFSRAEIARIEKLVSHHRIELTEAWNEYFGC
- a CDS encoding protein of unknown function (Evidence 5 : No homology to any previously reported sequences) produces the protein MVLWTQKEVGQIPGNILSTMLGKPRRAKEIVTVQSVLDDFEIIATKIEKAYATMQPTVAIC
- a CDS encoding protein of unknown function (Evidence 5 : No homology to any previously reported sequences), producing the protein MTPGWIGSLAPKTFMLMGAPVAYGFFFEHPSLKVRFPPSEPTPNSGHEGRHGLGGEAMAYRYLSVWSHGIVLHSRYYYRRVRPRRVG
- the yhdE gene encoding putative septum formation protein (Evidence 3 : Function proposed based on presence of conserved amino acid motif, structural feature or limited homology; PubMedId : 10841541; Product type pf : putative factor), translated to MIILASASPRREALLQALWVEHRIIPSLIDEAGPLPGTTTACHAEALALRKAAEVAARVGEGLVLGADTIVECDGRPLGKPKDRDEAREFLRLLSGRSHLVVTGLALVQISDGRTEIGHEVTEVRMRALSDEEIDAYVRTDEPFDKAGGYAIQGTAEDFIEGIKGSFTNVVGLPLGRLRILLLRFGIDPLRRQVSA